From the genome of Streptomyces xanthophaeus:
ACCCCCAAGACCTTCGAGGAGCTCTTCACCGAGCTCCAGCGCAAGGCCGCCGAAGGCGACCCCAGCACCTCCCGCACCGCCGAGCTCGTCCACAAGGGCGTCCATGCCATCGGCAAGAAGGTCGTCGAGGAGGCCGCCGAGGTCTGGATGGCCGCCGAGTACGAGGGCAAGGAAGCCGCCGCCGAGGAGATCTCCCAGCTGCTCTACCACGTCCAGGTGATGATGGTGGCGCGCGGGATCTCCCTCGACGACGTCTACGC
Proteins encoded in this window:
- a CDS encoding phosphoribosyl-ATP diphosphatase → MADKTPKTFEELFTELQRKAAEGDPSTSRTAELVHKGVHAIGKKVVEEAAEVWMAAEYEGKEAAAEEISQLLYHVQVMMVARGISLDDVYAHL